From the Thomasclavelia ramosa DSM 1402 genome, the window ATACAAATAGCAGCACAATTTGATAGATTCAAACTTCTAACTTTATCACTCATCGGGATTCTTAAACAACGATCTAAATGCTTGGTTAAAATTTCTTTAGGTATTCCATCATGTTCATGACCAAAAAATAAATAATGTTCTTTTTTATCATCGCTAAAGTCTTGATCAGTGTAACAAAGATGTGAATAACGCGTAAAAAAATGATATTCTCCAGGATTTTTTTGTTCAAACTCTTCATAGTTTTCATAAACATACAAATTTAGATCTTTAACATAATCTAATCCCGCACGTTTCATTTTTTTATCATCTAATTCAAAACTCATTGGTTTAATAATGTGTAAACTAGTGTTAGTAGCGACACACGTTCTCATAATATTCCCTGTATTTTGGGGAATGGCTGGATGAACTAATACGATATGATTCATTTATAATATCTCCTTTAAAATCGTATATAATTTTTTTAAAGCTTTAGCTCGATGTGAGTATTTATTTTTTTCCTCCATTGACATCATTGCCGAAGTCATCTGACATGGCGGAAAATAGAAAATTGGATCGTATCCAAACCCATTAGCTCCTTCAATTTTATCATTGATCAAGCCTTCCATCGTTTCTTCAATTAAAATTGGTTCTTGACCAGGTATAACTAAAGCCAGCGCACAAACAAAGCGAGCAGTACGCTCTTTATCTTTAAGCGCATCAATTATGTATTGATTTTTAATATTATAACTAGTATCTGCACCTAAAAAACGTGCTGAATAAATTCCTGGTTGTTTGTCTAAAGCATCAACTTCTAGACCACTATCGTCCGCTAAGACCGGCTTGTTAACAATATTTGCAATTGTTTGAGCTTTAATCAGTGCATTCTCTTTAAATGTTGTTCCTGTTTCTTCAATTTCCAATTCTTGCTCTAAAACATCTTTCATCGATAATACTTCAATATCAATATCTTTAAGCATTGCTTTAATTTCTTTGATTTTTCCTTGATTAGTTGAAGCAACAATTATTTCTTTCATTATTTTACCTCGATTCCTAGTACTTTTTTTACTTCATTAATTGGCATTTCTTGACCTGTCCATATTTTAAATGATTCAACTCCTTGATAAAGCAGCATCAATTCACCATTCATCGTTGCACAACCCGCTTCTTTTGCTAATCGCAGCATTTTTGTAACTGCAGGCTGATAAATAATATCAGCTACTTTTAAATCTGGTTTAAAATAAGAAGCATCTGGTACTACTGATCGTTCTAACATCGGTTCCATACCGACACCAGTAGTATTGATAAAAAGATAACTGCTGTGCATATCTTTTTTCAAACTTTCTAAATCACTTAAAGATTTTAAGGTAATCGTACAACCTGTTTCAATAATTGTATTATTGATTATCTCCTGAAACTCTGTACGCATAGTTCGGTTATAAACGATTATTTCTTTTACCCCATCTAAAGCAAGCTGTACCATAATTGCAGTTGACGCACCGCCGGCTCCGACCATAGTTATCTTTTTGTCTTTAATCAACCATCCTTGCTCTTCAAGACTTCTAGTAAAGCCAATTCCATCGGTAATCGTACCATAATATTTTCCATCTTTAAAAGTAATTGTGTTCACTGCATTACATAATCTTGAAGCTGTTGATATTTCATCAAGGTACGGAATAATATTTTGTTTATGAGGCATTGAAACATTAGCTCCTCTAACTTTCATCGCCTTAAACCCAGCAATCGTATCTTTTAATTCCTCACTCTTTATATCAAATGCTAAATAAACACTATCAAGGCCTAATTGTTCAAAGGCTGTATTATGCATCGCTGGTGATTTAGAATGATGTGCAGGACTAGCGATAAAAGCATATAAACTTGTTGTTGCACTAATTTGTGATTTCATGATCTCCCTCCATTTTTTAAAAGTATTATAGCATGGATGACAGAAAGTTTGCAGTTTTTGAAAAAAATATATATTATTTTTATAATAGCCTATAATGGAGATATAGATACGGAGGACTATGAAATGATAAAAAAATTAATTGTTAATGCTGACGATTTTGGTATGACCGAAGGAAATTCAATTGGTATTTTAATGGCACATGCTGATGGAATTCTTACATCAACTACATGTATGATGAATATGCCATTTGCTAAATTTGCTTTAGATCAAGCTAAAAATTATCCAGATTTAGGTGTTGGGATCCACTTAGTCTTAACAGTTGGGAGACCATTAGTAGATGGTGCTAAAAGTTATACTGATAAAGATGGTAACTTTATTCGTCCAAAAGACTATCCAGATCATCAACCCCATGCTGATCCTGAAGAATTATACACAGAGTGGAAAGCTCAAATAGAGAAATTCATTGAAATAGCTGGTAAAAAACCAACTCATATTGACTCTCATCACCATGTTCATCTATTACCGCAACATCAAGAAGTGGTAATTAAATTAGCAAGAGAATATGATCTACCGATCAGACAACGGGACCAAATCATTGATAATTATGAATATGTACGTTGTAATGATCAAATGTATGATGATTTGATCACTTATGATTTTATGTCTAATTCAATGAAAGTTGATGAAGAAACTTTAGAATATATGTGTCATCCTGCATATGTTGATCAACGTTTATACGATATGACTAGTTATTGCTTACCACGAATGAAAGAATTGGCATTATTACGTAGTGAAGAAATGAAAAACTTTATTAAGGATAATAACATTCAATTAATTAACTATAGTGATTTAAAAAAGATATAAATGGATTTAAAAATAAAAATTAATTATTATATAAAAGGCTGTAAAACAGTCTTTTATTTTTTATATAGATTAAAAGGATCTCCATTTTGGAAATCCTCTTTTAATAATTAACAAAAAAAGATAAATTATTATTCATTTTACAAATAGTATTGTTGATAATAATGTACTCTTAATAAATCACAAATAGTCATAATTTGATAATTAAAATTGATTCCATCAAATTTTCCCGGGACTTGAATTACATAATCAGAAATCTTATATTCATCTAAAGCATATGTTTTATTTTGAGTAATTAAAATAGAGGTTGTTAAATCAACCCGTAATTCTTTTTTTATTTCAACAAATGAATTCATTGACCTACCTGTTGCAGACACAAAAATAGTAACATCATTTTCATCAAGCTGGATATCTTTATCAAAATTATGATACTGAATTACTGGTTTCCCAAAACTAACTAAGTCAGTTTGAAATTCTACTGCAATAGACATCGGATATAAAGCTCCTATTAAAACAACACGCTTAGCTTTAAAGATAGCTTCACAAATAGTCGAGATATATTCACTCATTACTTCATTCGAACAAGATTTTTCCATTTCATCAATCAGCTGCTCACTATTAACCCCAAGCATTCGAGCCCGAATCTGATCTAAACGAATCATATGTGATCTCAACAGTTCGGCTTTAAATGTATCATAATCATCAAAACCAAGCAAAGCACAAAACCTTAAAATATCCTCTTTACTGATTTGACTTTTTTCACTAACTTCATTGAAAGATAAATCCTCTAATTCTAAGTAATGATAAACAATGAATTTACAAAAACGATAATGTGAATCATAAAGCAATGTCCCATTTAAATACGTTAATATTCTACTTATTAATAAATTCATAAAATACCTCCCTTGATTTAATTCTACTCTTATTAATTTTAAAATTAGAGTTTTTTCTATTCCTGAATAGCCAATTCACTTTTTTTAATTACAAATACTTCTTGAGTATTTAAACATAAACAATTTAGCTGCCCTTTATCAAATGGTCCTAAACCGCCATCAATCCCGATCTTATCTTTAAAAACCGGATCATACCAAACATCAAAACAGCCACTTGCCTGATGAATATAACAAGTTGGCGTATGACCAAAAATAATAATCTTATTATCCAAACCTTTTGACATAAAGAAATACTCGCGCATCCATGCACATTCTTCTTCAGTTTGTTCATATAACCCCTTTTCAGGATTGATTCCTGCATGAATCAATACATAATCTTGACCATTACAATTCAGTTCAATAAATGAAGGACAACGGTCAATGTAATCAATCATCATCTTATAAAACGCCGCTTTAATTACTTTATAATCACAGTCATTAAATGCTTTTTTATGTAAATATTCATGGTAGCTGTGAAATGTTTTATTTCCACCATTTTGAGCCCACATCCGGCCTTGTGATGAAGCAGGGTCATCAACTTTAAAAGCATCACGCATCATAATCTCGTGATTTCCCTTAATTAAATGAATGTTATCAAATTTTTGAATATATAAATAAATTTTTAAGCTATCTGGACCTCGATCACAACAATCCCCTAAAATATATAGAACATCATCATCAGAAAAATTAATTTTTTCCAACATTTTGATAAAAATATTGTAGTGGCCATGAAGGTCAGAAAGTACATATATATTTTTAGGCATTACTATCACCCTTTCTTATTTAAGTTTATCATTAAACAAACATTTTTTAAACAGATATGCTAAAAGTAATCAGTAATTTTTTGATTTAATAAGGCTTTTTCACAAAATAAAAACAGCAATTTATTTCCTTAAAATTGCTGCTTAATTACTATAATATTGCAAATCCGCAACATTAAAAATATTATACTGATCAAAATATTTATTCTCTAAAGGAATCCAGATTTTCTTAAATTTCTCATACATCATCTCACCATTACGCATTAAAATACGCTTAGCTTGAATATCATCAGATACGTTCAAAGCAATCGTGAAATCATAAAACATTCCAAAATACGGATGCATACTGTAAGTTCCCTCAATAACATTAAAGCGAGAATATGGAATTAATTCTACATGAGCTTCTAAAGCCATCTTTGAACAATCAAAACGCTGATATTTAACGCTTTCCTGATGTTGCAAAGGAACAATTACTGTTTCTTTAAAACGTTCATAATCAATATTTCCACCCGGTTCATTTAAACGAGCAGCAGTTCGTTGAAAAGGCTGTAAGAAAAAATCATCCATTTTAAAAAGATTTGTTTCAAAAATTGCCTTAATCATTTCACCAAGGGTCGACTTCCCTGCACCACATTTTCCATCAATAGCAATATTTAAACGATCGGTTGTTTGCAATAATTGATTAATTTTTAAAATTACGGGAAAATAGCTATAAATCTGTTTATTAATAACTCGATAATGTGGCTGATATAGTTCCCGATATGTTGATGAATGACTAATAGGAGGATAATTAAGTTTCTCGTAATTTTCGATTTCTAAACAAATTTGCCTATAATCAAAACTAATTGTCCCTCTTTGACAAGCACTCTTTAATTGCTCTAACTTATTAATGAAGGAAATAATACTCCCGTTCATTAGTTTAGCAGAATATACAAATAATTGATTTAATGTAAGCAGTTCTAATTCACCAGCATTTCCTAAGTAAACACGAACCAAATCATTCCCTATGTCTTCTTCAATAAAACTATTATTTTTTAACTGCTTTGCCTCATCTTTTAAACGCTTTAAACTAGTCTCAGGATCATCAATCATATGTCCACCACCAAATTCATTTTGATAAATCAATTTAATAATATCCTGAGCCTTCATTTGGGGATATTTCTCTAGCTGAGTTTTAACGAGTGCACTAATCATTATTATATTTAATTAAATGCGCATTTTCTAATGCCATAATTAATATTGGAATCACGATCAGCTGTAATATGATTCCAGGAATTGCATTGGTAAAAGCTCCAGCTATAAAGATTGCAAATTCAAATGGCTGTCCTGCCATTCCATATAATATTGCACTAATAATTCCCCAGATTACTCTTCCACCAATCATCGCTATTCCTAAAGCAATATAAGTATTGAGCGGCTTTTTAGCTAAACGATTATAAAATAACCCTGTTAAAGCTCCATAAGCAGCTAATTCAAAAGCCATAGCTAATGCAGTTGGATACATTGGCGGCATTGTAAATAACATACTTCTAAGCAATGGTAAGATAAAGCCAACAATTAATCCTAACGGCCACCCGCAAACAAACCCACAAATCAATACTGGGATATGCATTGGTAACAACATGTTGCCGATACTTGGTATCTGCATCGTAAAAAACGGTAAAACAATTCCTACTGCCAAGAAAAAACCAGCTAAAACGATATTTCTAACACTTAAATTTTTCATTTTTCCCTCCTTATAAAACATGAAAAAAGCCATAAAAATACCTGTTTTTCAAAACAGTCTACTACCTTCATGGCATAATGTTATCTTCTTGACAACGTCTATTCTTGCTTTAATCATGTATAAAAATTTTATCGATAAACCACAGTTTTGTCAACATCAATAATCAAGTTCAATCGCTTAGGCAATAATTTTTTTTAAATAAAAGAGTTATTGATGACTGTCAGTAGAAATTGTGTATGTATGCACCACAAAATAATCTTAAATTAACTATTTTCCTATATTCAGGTAAAATAAAGGTTACCAAAAATTTAATCTTTTAATTGGACTAGCTTCATCAAAATAATTAATTTCCTATCAATATCAAGCTAGTATTATTGAAGAAGATGAGCGTTTTATCTCTATAGGCACATTTTAAAAGAGCAATTAACTATACTGATACTTAAAAATAATCATCAAAACATACAATTTCTACCAATCAATTAACACCTCTATGTTATCGTACTTTTATCAACAAAGATGATTATGATGTTATTCTTAGTATTAATAAAGCTGATTGATTAGGTATTTTTGATATTGATATAATTTATTCCCGAACAAAAATTTAAAACCGTAATAAATGCAAATAAAAAAATCTATTAATAATGAATCATAAATTCATTATCATAGATCTTTATTTATTTGGCTTAATCATTAGATATAGTGGTAATCCTAACAAAACTCCACCACCAATCATATTACCAAAAGTTACTACGATCATATGTATAGCAATCAAACCAAAGTTAGCACCACTTCCTAAAGCCCCTATCGTTAAAGTGAAAGAACCCATATTAGCAATACTATGTTCGAATCCAGGTAAAACAAATGCCATAACCACAATCATCATAATAATTGTTTTGGCCGTATCGTCCTGCATCTTCATCCCTACGTAAGCACCTACACAAACGATAAAGTTACATAAAACTGCTTTGACTAATAATTCAATGATATCAAAACTTAATTTTGTATTTGCACAACTAACAACATATTCCGAAAGCAGTTCATGATTACTACCACTAATAAAAAATAAATAACAAACTAGTGCAATTCCTACAAAATTCCCAAAATAACAAACTATCCACATGGGAATTATCTGACGAAACTTCAATTTCTTACCATAAACAGGAATCATTGTTGTAAAACAATTTCCTGTAAATAACTCTGATCCTAAAATTACAATAATTACTAATCCGATTCCAAATGAACCTGCTACAGCAATTTTTGAAGCAATTAAATTATCTTTAAATAGCAATGTTCCTAATGTTGTTGATAAGATCGTCGCTAATCCTAAATATAATCCCGCAACTACTGAACGAGCAAAGAAGCGCCCAATATCATCACGACACATTTCATATTTTTTTATCCCTAAATCTGATAACATTTCAAAACTCATATTGAAACCCTCCAAACCTGTTTCATTATAAACCATTATTCTTCCAAGTTCAACAAATTACTTGTCTGGTGCTATGTTGTAAAAAATATAGCTCTTATACCGGATTCTAGATATTCTTTTCCAAAAAATGAAAAAGCGCTTACTTAAAAAATTTCAGTGATAAAATCGAAGCATCAAAAAATATTTGGAGGGTCATACATGTTCAAAAAGGGAAGTTATATCTACTACGCCTTAGGAAATGGGATGTTCTATTTTTCATGGGCAATGTTTTCTTGTATCATTTCTGTCTATCTTGCTGGAATAAACTGCTCGGCTACTGAAATTTCATTAATCACTTCGGCTGCGGCTTTGTTTGCAATGGCGACTCAACCAATTACAGGTTTTCTAGCTGATAAATTTAAAAGTCCAAAACTAGTCGCAATTATAACTGGTGCATTAACAATTATTTTTGGTTTACTATTTGCTTCAACAAAGTCTTTTATCTTTTTATTTTTATTGAACGGCTTCACTCAAGGTTGTTTAAACGGAATTACCGCCTTAACAGATCGTTTAGCTACTGCCTCACCATATCCATTTGGAGCAATCAGAGTTTGGGGATCTATTCTTTATGCTATTGCTGCTCAGGTAAGCGGTATTGTTTATGACTATATTTCACCAACTGCAAACTTCTATATTTTTGCAGCTGGTCTATTGCTCATGTTGTTTTCTTTTTATATGATGCACGATGCTAAACCGCTTATCGTTGGTAAAGCAGCCAAAGTAACAACTAAAGAAGTTTTAAAACATTTATGGCACAACAAACCTTTTAAAATTTTTATGTTAATCTATATTCTTTTTCAAGGCCCAAGTTCTGCCCAAATGGTTTACCTCCCATTAGTAATCAAAGGTTTAGGAGGGACTACTACGATTGTAGGAACGACTCTGTTATTTAGTACCTTATCAGAGATCCCTGCTGTCTTATTTTCAGATCGTTATATGAAAAAGATTTCATATAAAGCTTTAATGATATTTGCCTGTGTTTTATCTATCATTCGCTTTGTCTGGTATTCAACTTGTCCAGCACCATATTTGATTATGTCTGTTTTCTTTTTTCAAGGTCTAACAACAATTGTTTTTATTCTTGTTGCTGTAAGAATTATATTAGATTTAGTTGATGAACAATATGTCAATAGTGCCTATGGTATTTCATCGATGTTAGCCAAAGGCTTTTCAGCTTTGATTTTTCAAATCATTGGAGGTCGAGTTTTAGATATTTTCCCAGGAAATAATGGCTATACCATTATGTATCTAATTTTTGCTTCTTCAATTACAATTGCTTTGATCTTATGTTTTAAATTCAAGTTTACTAAAAAAGTTGAATAATCTAATCATGAAATGCAATAATTATTAATATTATAAATATGGTGGAAAATTTTGACAATCATAAAAAAGTAGATGAACAAAATCGCAAAATCGTTTTACAATTAGAAGCTGCCACTTCTTTATATCAAATGCGCGGCTTCCAATTCACCGACGAACTTGATTTAAAAAATGAAAAGGTCATGGTTTTAAAAAAGTAATCTAGTCAATAATTAGATTACTTTTTTCAGCTTGTTTAGAAACATTTATCAGTGTACAATATAGTCATTGGAGGAGATATAATGAAAGATGGATACATCCGTGTCGCTGCTGGTTCTTTTGAAACTAGTATTGCTAACGTAAAAAATAATAGTGAAAATATTTGTAACTTAATTAATGAAGCTTATCATAATGATGCTAGAGTTTTAGTTCTACCCGAGCTTTGTTTAACCGGATATACTTGTGAAGATCTTTTCAATCAAGATCGCTTATTAAATGAGGCTAAACAGCAACTGCAAACAATTATCACTGCAACAAATAATAAAGATTTAATCACCATTGTCGGTTTACCTTATCAACATTTAAATAGTCTTTATAATGTAGCTGCAGTAATTCATCAAGGGGCGCTGCTTGCCTTAGTCCCTAAAACACATATTCCTAATTATCAGGAATTTTATGAAGCTCGTCGTTTTGAACAAGCCCCAAAAGAAAATACACTGACAAACTTTAATGGTCAAAAGATACCTTTTGGAACTCACTATGTTTTTGCTTCAACAACTAATTCAGATTTTAAATTTGGAGTTGAAATTTGTGAAGATCTTTGGTTACCAGATGCCCCAAGTACTAAACTGGCTTTAAATGGTGCTAATTTAATTTTAAATCCTTCTGCCAGCAATGAAATTACAACAAAAAGCGATTATCGTCGTTTACTAGTAAGTTCTCAATCAGCTCGTTTAGTTTGTGGCTATGTTTATTGTAATGCCGGTAATGGCGAAAGTACCACAGATGTTGTTTTTAGTGGGCATCACATTATTAGTGAAAATGGAACAATGATCAAAGAGAGCCGAGGTTTTGACAGTGAACTGATCTATGGTGATCTCGATTTAAAGAAATTATCAAGTGAACGTCGAAAAATGACAACTTTTAAATCATATCATAATTATGAAACTATTTATTTTGATTCAACAAATATCGATTTAAATACCACATATTATTATGATCCCCACCCATTTGTCCCTAGTAATCGAGACTTACGGGCTAAACGCTGTAAAGAGGTATTTGATATCCAAACAAGAGGTTTAATGCAACGCTTAAAAGCCACCGGAATCAAAAAAGTCGTTATTGGTATTTCGGGGGGGTTAGATTCTACCTTAGCCTTATTAGTATGTACGATGGCCTTCAAAAAGCTAAATTATGATACAAAAGATATTATTGCAATTACAATGCCTTGTTTTGGAACTACTTCAAGGACTAAAAACAATGCCTTAGGATTAATGGAAGAATTAGCTGTAACAAGTATTGAAGTTGATATTACAGAATCTGTCCGTATTCAATTTAGAGATATTGAACAAGATGAAAATATTCATGATGTTACTTATGAAAATGTTCAAGCAAGAACAAGAACAGAAATTCTCATGAATAAAGCTAATCAAGTTGGTGGTCTTGTGATTGGAACTGGAGATTTATCAGAAGTTGCTTTAGGCTGGTCAACATACAATGGCGATCATATGTCAATGTATGCAGTAAATGTCTCTGTTCCTAAAACCTTAGTTCGTTATTTAGTTGATTACATAGCTAGTTTGTATCATGGAGAAAAATTAGAAACAATCTTAAAAGATATACTAGATACACCTGTTTCACCAGAGTTATTACCTCAAGAAAATGATCAGATCGTTCAAAAAACTGAAGATATCGTAGGTCCATATGAGCTGCATGATTTCTTTATTTATCATATGGTCCGTTTTGGTGATGAACCACGTAAACTATATCGTAAAACTAAACTAGCTTTTAAAGATAAATACGACAAAAAAACTATTAAGAAATGGCTAACTAAATTTTATTGGCGTTTCTTTAGCCAACAATTTAAACGTAGCTGTATCCCAGATGGTCCTAAAGTTGGAAGTGTCTCTCTCTCTCCTCGTGGTGACTGGCGAATGCCAAGTGATGCAAACGTAAGTAACTGGATCGATGAAATCGAAAAAATATAACAAAAAGGTTTTGTATTTAAAATCAATACAAAACCTTTTTTATTAATACATTTGATTTGGCATCATTGGAGCCTCTGGTGTTTCAGACTTAATTTCTGCAACACCAGCTTCAGTTGTAATAAATAAAGCTGAGATACTTGCAGCATTTAATAATGCACTACGAGTAACTTTAGTCGGATCAATAATTCCTTTATCAAACATATCAACCCATTCACCATTTTTGGCATCAAATCCTTGATTTTTAGCTGCAGATTTTTGCATATCAACAATATCTTCGCTGTTATATCCAGCATTTTCAGCAATTTGACAAATTGGTGATAATAATGCTTCCATCACGATATTAATACCTTTTTGAACATCAACATTATCATTTTTAAGCACTGGTTTTAATTCTTTATAAGCTTCAACTAATGCTGCTCCACCACCAATTACAATACCTTCTGCAACTGCTGCTTTAGTAGCATTTAAAGCATCTTCAATACGTAATTTCTTTTCTTTTAATTCACTTTCAGTAGTCGCTCCAACTTTAATTGTTGCAACCCCATTTGTTAACTTACCAAGGCGTTCTTGGAATTGTTTTTTATCATAATCACTAGTACTGCTAGCAACTCTTGTTTTTATTTCTTCAATTCGTGCCTTTAACTCAGGATTTTCTTCATTACCACTGATCATAGTAGTATTATCTTTAGTCACAATAACTTTTTTAATAGTACCAAGTTCTTCTAATTGAAGTTCTTCCAACTTCATATTTAAGTCTTTATTATAAAGTTTTGCACCTGTTAATGC encodes:
- a CDS encoding tRNA (cytidine(34)-2'-O)-methyltransferase → MNHIVLVHPAIPQNTGNIMRTCVATNTSLHIIKPMSFELDDKKMKRAGLDYVKDLNLYVYENYEEFEQKNPGEYHFFTRYSHLCYTDQDFSDDKKEHYLFFGHEHDGIPKEILTKHLDRCLRIPMSDKVRSLNLSNCAAICIYEVLRQQSYPNLSKVEVQKGEDFLYEL
- the rdgB gene encoding RdgB/HAM1 family non-canonical purine NTP pyrophosphatase, with amino-acid sequence MKEIIVASTNQGKIKEIKAMLKDIDIEVLSMKDVLEQELEIEETGTTFKENALIKAQTIANIVNKPVLADDSGLEVDALDKQPGIYSARFLGADTSYNIKNQYIIDALKDKERTARFVCALALVIPGQEPILIEETMEGLINDKIEGANGFGYDPIFYFPPCQMTSAMMSMEEKNKYSHRAKALKKLYTILKEIL
- the aroE gene encoding shikimate dehydrogenase — encoded protein: MKSQISATTSLYAFIASPAHHSKSPAMHNTAFEQLGLDSVYLAFDIKSEELKDTIAGFKAMKVRGANVSMPHKQNIIPYLDEISTASRLCNAVNTITFKDGKYYGTITDGIGFTRSLEEQGWLIKDKKITMVGAGGASTAIMVQLALDGVKEIIVYNRTMRTEFQEIINNTIIETGCTITLKSLSDLESLKKDMHSSYLFINTTGVGMEPMLERSVVPDASYFKPDLKVADIIYQPAVTKMLRLAKEAGCATMNGELMLLYQGVESFKIWTGQEMPINEVKKVLGIEVK
- the chbG gene encoding chitin disaccharide deacetylase, which encodes MIKKLIVNADDFGMTEGNSIGILMAHADGILTSTTCMMNMPFAKFALDQAKNYPDLGVGIHLVLTVGRPLVDGAKSYTDKDGNFIRPKDYPDHQPHADPEELYTEWKAQIEKFIEIAGKKPTHIDSHHHVHLLPQHQEVVIKLAREYDLPIRQRDQIIDNYEYVRCNDQMYDDLITYDFMSNSMKVDEETLEYMCHPAYVDQRLYDMTSYCLPRMKELALLRSEEMKNFIKDNNIQLINYSDLKKI
- a CDS encoding MurR/RpiR family transcriptional regulator gives rise to the protein MNLLISRILTYLNGTLLYDSHYRFCKFIVYHYLELEDLSFNEVSEKSQISKEDILRFCALLGFDDYDTFKAELLRSHMIRLDQIRARMLGVNSEQLIDEMEKSCSNEVMSEYISTICEAIFKAKRVVLIGALYPMSIAVEFQTDLVSFGKPVIQYHNFDKDIQLDENDVTIFVSATGRSMNSFVEIKKELRVDLTTSILITQNKTYALDEYKISDYVIQVPGKFDGINFNYQIMTICDLLRVHYYQQYYL
- a CDS encoding metallophosphoesterase, giving the protein MPKNIYVLSDLHGHYNIFIKMLEKINFSDDDVLYILGDCCDRGPDSLKIYLYIQKFDNIHLIKGNHEIMMRDAFKVDDPASSQGRMWAQNGGNKTFHSYHEYLHKKAFNDCDYKVIKAAFYKMMIDYIDRCPSFIELNCNGQDYVLIHAGINPEKGLYEQTEEECAWMREYFFMSKGLDNKIIIFGHTPTCYIHQASGCFDVWYDPVFKDKIGIDGGLGPFDKGQLNCLCLNTQEVFVIKKSELAIQE
- a CDS encoding ECF transporter S component; amino-acid sequence: MKNLSVRNIVLAGFFLAVGIVLPFFTMQIPSIGNMLLPMHIPVLICGFVCGWPLGLIVGFILPLLRSMLFTMPPMYPTALAMAFELAAYGALTGLFYNRLAKKPLNTYIALGIAMIGGRVIWGIISAILYGMAGQPFEFAIFIAGAFTNAIPGIILQLIVIPILIMALENAHLIKYNND
- a CDS encoding formate/nitrite transporter family protein, encoding MSFEMLSDLGIKKYEMCRDDIGRFFARSVVAGLYLGLATILSTTLGTLLFKDNLIASKIAVAGSFGIGLVIIVILGSELFTGNCFTTMIPVYGKKLKFRQIIPMWIVCYFGNFVGIALVCYLFFISGSNHELLSEYVVSCANTKLSFDIIELLVKAVLCNFIVCVGAYVGMKMQDDTAKTIIMMIVVMAFVLPGFEHSIANMGSFTLTIGALGSGANFGLIAIHMIVVTFGNMIGGGVLLGLPLYLMIKPNK
- a CDS encoding MFS transporter, giving the protein MFKKGSYIYYALGNGMFYFSWAMFSCIISVYLAGINCSATEISLITSAAALFAMATQPITGFLADKFKSPKLVAIITGALTIIFGLLFASTKSFIFLFLLNGFTQGCLNGITALTDRLATASPYPFGAIRVWGSILYAIAAQVSGIVYDYISPTANFYIFAAGLLLMLFSFYMMHDAKPLIVGKAAKVTTKEVLKHLWHNKPFKIFMLIYILFQGPSSAQMVYLPLVIKGLGGTTTIVGTTLLFSTLSEIPAVLFSDRYMKKISYKALMIFACVLSIIRFVWYSTCPAPYLIMSVFFFQGLTTIVFILVAVRIILDLVDEQYVNSAYGISSMLAKGFSALIFQIIGGRVLDIFPGNNGYTIMYLIFASSITIALILCFKFKFTKKVE
- a CDS encoding NAD(+) synthase; the encoded protein is MKDGYIRVAAGSFETSIANVKNNSENICNLINEAYHNDARVLVLPELCLTGYTCEDLFNQDRLLNEAKQQLQTIITATNNKDLITIVGLPYQHLNSLYNVAAVIHQGALLALVPKTHIPNYQEFYEARRFEQAPKENTLTNFNGQKIPFGTHYVFASTTNSDFKFGVEICEDLWLPDAPSTKLALNGANLILNPSASNEITTKSDYRRLLVSSQSARLVCGYVYCNAGNGESTTDVVFSGHHIISENGTMIKESRGFDSELIYGDLDLKKLSSERRKMTTFKSYHNYETIYFDSTNIDLNTTYYYDPHPFVPSNRDLRAKRCKEVFDIQTRGLMQRLKATGIKKVVIGISGGLDSTLALLVCTMAFKKLNYDTKDIIAITMPCFGTTSRTKNNALGLMEELAVTSIEVDITESVRIQFRDIEQDENIHDVTYENVQARTRTEILMNKANQVGGLVIGTGDLSEVALGWSTYNGDHMSMYAVNVSVPKTLVRYLVDYIASLYHGEKLETILKDILDTPVSPELLPQENDQIVQKTEDIVGPYELHDFFIYHMVRFGDEPRKLYRKTKLAFKDKYDKKTIKKWLTKFYWRFFSQQFKRSCIPDGPKVGSVSLSPRGDWRMPSDANVSNWIDEIEKI